TTCTCCGGGCTTACCCCATTGCAGAAATGCACTGAGCGCAGGTTCGTCTTTCTCATCCAGAAAGCGAATCGCATAGGTCGTGAAATTGCCTCGTTTGGCTTCACCTGTTTCAAATTTGACCTGTTTAATTGCATCCATATTCAGGTGAAACTCTAAGGTATCTTTATGCATATTGGCATACTTACCCTTAGGCAACTCGGCATAAAATATCTTTTCAATT
This Microcoleus sp. AS-A8 DNA region includes the following protein-coding sequences:
- a CDS encoding heme utilization protein HuvX codes for the protein MTTSLKEFLEACETLGTLRLIVTSSAAVLEVKTTIEKIFYAELPKGKYANMHKDTLEFHLNMDAIKQVKFETGEAKRGNFTTYAIRFLDEKDEPALSAFLQWGKPGEYEPGQVEAWQSLREKYGEIWQPEAL